CACGACCATATACTTATAGCCATGCCAAAGATGGCCTACACTACACGCACTACAATCAGTCATTGGCTCATCCGCTTGGAGCAAATTTTATAGAATGGTCGCATACCCTAAGGGCTCAGCCGTCAAAACGCCTACAGTTTGTAGCCCGCTTTATTCATGCCAGCTATGGCGACGATGCCAATAGCACCGCAAACTGGGGTAAAAATATTTTGTTGGATTATAATACCAGAAGCAGACTTATTTTGTACCAAGACAATTATGGCAATGTAACAGGGCAAGGTGTAGCCACCATTACTAATACTTTCGACCTTAGGGGTTCGCTACAGATTAAACACAATATGTTTATTGATGCCCATTTCTTAACCCGTAATTATATTAGCCAAAATCATTCACTCGACAATACAACTACCTTGTATTCGATTGGGCTACGATGGAATGCCGCTTTCAGGCAAATGTATTATTGACAGAATATGAGGGAGAATTCCACAAATTATAGAATTTTGAGCTTTTCCAATTATCAGGAAGTTTGCCTGATAATTGGAAACTCACATACAGGATAGGTTATTCTTCAACAGGTTTACTCTCCATAATTAACGACTACCATGGTTGGAAGTGATTCGTTATGAAGCCTATCAAAAGACGTTACGGCATAAACATAGCCACGTGCTTTTTCGGACGTATTATCTAAAAACGTATTGTCTCGTCCAATATACAAGACCTTTTCTATTTTTTGTAAATTGATTTTTTCGGCTTTCTCAAAACGATACACAGCAAAATAGATATTTTCGTTGCCATCAGAAGCAACTTCTCCTGGTTGCCACACCAGTTTGTTTTGTCCTTGTTCCTTCAACAAAATAACCCTCTGAGGCTGTTTGGGAGCAATACTGTCTTTCCAAGGCATAGGTGGAATAAAAGCAGGATAACGATAAAAATCGGTACGTAGCGAGTCTTGAATACCGCCGTAGTTTTCGGTAAGACATTTAGAGCTAAAATACATTCCTCCCTGAACACTTAAATTTTCACGGTCGATACGAATTTGGCTTGGCGTTTCGGTATTAGTCCAGCCCGATTTTATTTTATAAATACCATGCCCAATATACAAGTGGCGGCCAAAGGTATTTTGTGTCCACCAATTTACCAGAGTTTTGTAAGGTACTTTATTGTGACTTCTTTCAAAATACACCTGCGGAGCCATATAATCTATCCAGCCTTTTTCTAGCCATTTGCGGGTATCTGCATAAAGAGTATGGTACGAGGTTGTTCCAGCCTGAGTTTTTGAGCCTTGGGGTGTAGTAGCACTATAATTTCGCCAAACCCCAAAAGGACTAATCCCAAACTTAACATAAGGCTTCATTCGCTTGATAGTATCACTAATTTGGGCTATCAGCAAATCGGTATTGTTTCGTCGCCAATCTTCGATATTTTTAATGCCATTATTATACTTCCTAAAGGTTTCTTCATCTTTCAACTGCTGGCCAACCACAGGATAAGGATAAAAATAGTCATCGAAATGAATCCCATCGACATCATAATGCTTGAGGATTTCGGCTACTACTTGCACGATATAATCTCGCACTTCGGGAATACCAAAATTCAGTATTTTCTGCCCATCGTAAGTCAACATCCATTCTGGCCGAGTTACACTAATATGCTCAGGCATAATAGTGGAAGCTTTTCTGAATGTAGCCCGATTAAGATTGAGCCAAGCATGGAACTCCATATTGCGTGCATGGCTTTCCTGAATCATAAAATCGAGAGGGTCGTAGAATGGCTCTGGAAATTTGCCCTGTGTACCTGTCAAAAATTCAGACCATGGCTCAAGCCCTTTAGCATAATAGGCATCGCAGGCATCACGTACTTGTACCATGACAGCATTAATATTAGAGCGTTTATGTTCGTCTAATATTCTAATAAAATCTTTTTTCTGAAGGTCGGAATTATATTGTCCTCGCTGAGGCCAATCAATATTTTCAACGGTAGCAACCCAAACAGCTCGAAACTCATATTTGGATGGAACACTAAGAGAGCGATTTTTTTGAGAATGACAACTCGAACAAAGAAACACACAGAACAGGCATACCTGAAAAATTATCTTACACATAAACATTAAAAGGGTGTGCTGATTAGCTACATGAATTCTCAAAGCACTTTAATTCAAAATAAGGGTTTAATAGTATTTATCATGATTGGGTGCAGCACTTATCAAATATATACAATTGATTATCAGTAAATTACCAACAAACTATTTTTTACAACGATATTACTGCAGTACAACGTAGCAAAGGATACTTATATT
The DNA window shown above is from Flectobacillus major DSM 103 and carries:
- a CDS encoding glycoside hydrolase family 10 protein, whose product is MCKIIFQVCLFCVFLCSSCHSQKNRSLSVPSKYEFRAVWVATVENIDWPQRGQYNSDLQKKDFIRILDEHKRSNINAVMVQVRDACDAYYAKGLEPWSEFLTGTQGKFPEPFYDPLDFMIQESHARNMEFHAWLNLNRATFRKASTIMPEHISVTRPEWMLTYDGQKILNFGIPEVRDYIVQVVAEILKHYDVDGIHFDDYFYPYPVVGQQLKDEETFRKYNNGIKNIEDWRRNNTDLLIAQISDTIKRMKPYVKFGISPFGVWRNYSATTPQGSKTQAGTTSYHTLYADTRKWLEKGWIDYMAPQVYFERSHNKVPYKTLVNWWTQNTFGRHLYIGHGIYKIKSGWTNTETPSQIRIDRENLSVQGGMYFSSKCLTENYGGIQDSLRTDFYRYPAFIPPMPWKDSIAPKQPQRVILLKEQGQNKLVWQPGEVASDGNENIYFAVYRFEKAEKINLQKIEKVLYIGRDNTFLDNTSEKARGYVYAVTSFDRLHNESLPTMVVVNYGE